The Amylolactobacillus amylophilus DSM 20533 = JCM 1125 genome contains a region encoding:
- a CDS encoding hemolysin family protein has product MNGDPGAGSLGGQILLIVILTLINAVFAAAEMAIVSVNRNKLETEANDGDKKAKTLLSVMSQSTNYLATIQVAITFAGFLSSASAATNLAQFLEPLFGGASWAREVSIVVITVALSYVSLVFGELYPKQIAISRSESVAKATVGLVRVVGIFLRPFVWLLSASTNLLMKVTPIDFTDNQDDITREEMLSLIETSRKKGVIGLDEFHMLEGIITFNDKMAREVMVPRTDAFMIDIEDDKQENLDAILDQPYSRIPVYRGDKDKIVGVIHIKTILKIARRDGFGNLKLEDSMASPLFVPETIMIDELLVEMQKTQMQMAVLLDEYGGVVGIATIEDLLEEIVGDIDDESDHSETLYNKINENQYVIAGKMPIDDFNEVFETEIDVSDVDTIAGFAITELGMIPSNSAKLKIPLENGMILTTGRVKGSRLETLTLDVPEDEDGDSNGTEPDSGD; this is encoded by the coding sequence ATGAATGGTGACCCTGGAGCCGGTTCCTTAGGCGGACAGATACTGTTGATTGTCATCTTAACGTTAATTAATGCCGTGTTCGCTGCGGCTGAGATGGCAATCGTTTCCGTTAACCGCAATAAACTTGAGACTGAGGCAAATGATGGTGATAAAAAAGCCAAAACATTGCTCAGCGTAATGTCTCAATCAACTAATTATCTCGCAACGATTCAAGTTGCCATTACTTTCGCTGGTTTCCTATCCAGTGCGAGTGCCGCAACTAATCTAGCTCAATTCTTGGAGCCACTCTTTGGTGGCGCCAGCTGGGCACGGGAAGTCTCAATTGTCGTGATTACCGTGGCCTTATCATATGTTTCTCTAGTCTTTGGTGAACTTTATCCAAAGCAGATTGCTATCTCAAGGTCCGAGTCGGTCGCAAAGGCTACAGTCGGGCTGGTGCGCGTCGTGGGTATTTTCCTTCGGCCATTCGTTTGGTTGCTTTCCGCATCGACCAATCTGTTGATGAAGGTCACACCAATTGACTTTACCGACAATCAAGACGATATCACGAGAGAAGAGATGCTCTCGTTAATCGAAACCTCGCGTAAGAAGGGTGTCATTGGCTTAGACGAGTTTCACATGTTGGAAGGAATCATTACTTTCAATGATAAAATGGCGCGTGAGGTCATGGTGCCAAGAACCGATGCATTCATGATCGACATCGAGGACGATAAGCAGGAGAATCTGGATGCAATTCTGGATCAGCCTTATTCGAGAATCCCCGTCTATCGCGGAGACAAGGACAAGATTGTGGGTGTGATTCACATCAAGACTATCCTGAAGATTGCGCGCCGTGACGGTTTTGGAAACTTGAAGCTGGAAGACTCGATGGCTAGTCCGTTGTTCGTGCCTGAAACAATCATGATTGACGAGCTGCTGGTTGAGATGCAGAAGACGCAGATGCAAATGGCCGTCCTGCTTGACGAGTATGGTGGGGTCGTCGGAATTGCAACGATTGAGGACTTACTGGAAGAGATCGTTGGTGATATTGATGACGAATCAGATCATTCAGAAACACTTTATAATAAGATAAACGAGAATCAGTATGTGATCGCTGGTAAGATGCCAATCGATGACTTCAACGAAGTCTTCGAGACGGAAATCGATGTGAGCGACGTTGACACTATTGCTGGCTTTGCAATCACGGAGCTCGGCATGATTCCAAGTAACAGTGCTAAATTAAAAATTCCGCTAGAAAATGGCATGATTCTAACAACTGGTCGGGTTAAGGGCTCACGACTTGAGACGCTGACACTCGATGTACCTGAGGATGAAGATGGCGATTCTAATGGAACTGAACCGGACAGCGGCGATTAA
- a CDS encoding peptide chain release factor 3 — protein sequence MQNLTNEVAKRRTFAIISHPDAGKTTITEQLLLFGGVIREAGTVKAKKSGHFATSDWMDIEKKRGISVTSSVMQFEYQGKRINILDTPGHEDFSEDTYRTLMAVDAAVMVIDSAKGIEPQTKKLFKVVKKRGIPIFTFMNKLDRDGREPLDLIAELEDLLGIEGVAMNWPIGMGKGLKGLYDIANHRIELYRAEAADKYLELDEDGRLSEDNPLTKESIYDDTLGDIELLHEAGNTFDAAKVAVGDQTPVFFGSALTNFGVETFLEQYVKIAPSPDSHEVTLANDDKEELAADDEQFAGFVFKIQANMNPAHRDRIAFVRICSGEFEKGIDVTLARTGKSIRLNNATEFMSSERVQVSNAVAGDIVGLYDTGNFQIGDSIYSGKRKVEFQELPQFTPELFMQVTAKNVMKQKSFHKGMQQLVQEGAVQLYRNYQTDDYILGAVGQLQFEVFQYRMLNEYNSEVVMTPIGSRVARWIDQSQLDPKMSSSRNLLVKDRFDQPLFLFENQFALRWFADKYPDVQLHAKL from the coding sequence ATGCAAAACTTAACAAATGAGGTCGCAAAAAGACGGACCTTCGCAATCATCTCCCACCCCGATGCTGGTAAGACAACAATTACCGAGCAACTATTGTTATTCGGTGGTGTGATTCGTGAGGCTGGTACCGTTAAGGCCAAGAAGTCTGGTCACTTCGCAACGAGTGACTGGATGGATATTGAAAAGAAACGTGGTATTTCGGTTACCAGTTCCGTGATGCAGTTTGAGTATCAGGGCAAACGAATTAACATCCTGGATACTCCCGGACATGAGGATTTCTCTGAGGATACATACCGAACTTTGATGGCCGTCGATGCCGCTGTCATGGTAATCGACTCTGCTAAGGGTATCGAGCCTCAGACTAAGAAGTTGTTCAAGGTTGTTAAAAAACGGGGGATTCCGATTTTTACATTCATGAATAAACTTGATCGTGATGGCCGTGAACCGCTAGATCTAATTGCTGAACTCGAGGATTTACTTGGTATCGAGGGTGTCGCAATGAACTGGCCAATCGGTATGGGTAAAGGACTGAAGGGTCTGTATGATATTGCCAATCATAGAATCGAACTCTATCGTGCAGAGGCTGCCGATAAGTATCTCGAGCTGGATGAGGATGGTCGGTTGTCTGAGGACAATCCGTTGACAAAGGAATCAATCTACGACGATACTCTGGGTGACATCGAGTTGTTACACGAAGCTGGCAATACTTTTGATGCTGCTAAAGTTGCGGTTGGTGATCAGACTCCTGTGTTCTTTGGCTCGGCCTTAACCAACTTTGGTGTAGAGACCTTCCTAGAACAATATGTCAAAATCGCACCAAGCCCCGATAGTCATGAAGTGACACTTGCTAATGATGACAAGGAAGAACTGGCTGCAGACGATGAACAATTTGCCGGTTTTGTCTTCAAGATTCAAGCAAATATGAATCCTGCACACCGTGATCGCATTGCCTTCGTGCGGATTTGCTCTGGTGAATTCGAGAAGGGAATTGACGTCACTCTAGCCAGAACTGGTAAGTCAATTCGCTTGAACAATGCCACAGAGTTCATGTCTAGTGAACGTGTGCAGGTAAGTAATGCTGTTGCTGGTGATATCGTTGGTCTGTACGATACTGGTAATTTCCAGATTGGTGATAGCATCTACTCAGGTAAGCGCAAGGTTGAGTTCCAGGAACTGCCACAGTTTACACCGGAATTATTCATGCAAGTGACTGCTAAAAATGTTATGAAGCAAAAGTCGTTTCATAAGGGGATGCAGCAGCTTGTGCAGGAGGGTGCGGTTCAGTTGTACCGTAACTATCAGACGGATGATTACATTCTGGGCGCTGTCGGACAGCTGCAGTTCGAGGTCTTCCAATACCGGATGTTAAACGAGTATAACTCTGAGGTTGTGATGACGCCGATTGGCTCACGTGTGGCGCGCTGGATTGATCAAAGCCAGCTAGATCCCAAGATGTCCTCCAGCAGAAATTTATTGGTGAAGGACCGCTTCGACCAACCACTATTCTTATTTGAGAACCAGTTTGCACTACGTTGGTTTGCTGATAAGTATCCGGACGTGCAGTTACACGCCAAACTATAA
- a CDS encoding DUF1827 family protein: MHLIDVTNSYRRMVENQLAATDANLIKVYSLGNTTVIYSEARRHIDAVISNKVRKIKQMEVDFVIDNLFEKEIRPKLEINETERHRVIDITLRRETA; this comes from the coding sequence ATGCATTTAATTGACGTAACCAACTCATATCGCAGGATGGTCGAGAATCAACTTGCAGCAACAGACGCAAATCTAATCAAGGTCTACTCACTTGGCAACACAACAGTGATTTATAGTGAGGCTCGTCGCCACATCGACGCTGTAATCTCTAATAAAGTCAGAAAAATCAAGCAAATGGAGGTTGACTTCGTAATCGATAATCTCTTCGAAAAGGAGATTCGACCCAAACTAGAAATCAACGAAACGGAAAGACACCGCGTCATCGATATTACTTTGAGGCGCGAAACAGCATAG
- a CDS encoding ATP-dependent Clp protease ATP-binding subunit: MLCQNCQQREATIHLYANVNGNQQEINLCQNCYQLLKQKQGNSMNSNDPFGFSSIDDLFNQLNGAQQENNLNGQPTSERPTQAGRNGGGNKRGNSILAQFGVDLTELARTGKIDPVIGRDKEIARVIEILNRRTKNNPVLIGEAGVGKTAVVEGLAQQIADGAVPAKLQEKKVIRLDVVSLVQGTGIRGQFEQRMQQLIDEIQKDNSIILFIDEIHEIVGAGNAEGGMDAGNVLKPALARGELQLVGATTLNEYRTIEKDSALARRFQPVQVNEPSVDETIQILRGLQPKYEAYHHVKFTEGAVESAVKLSARYIQDRFLPDKAIDLLDEAGSRMNLTIPAIDEATVKNRIDEAERLKQDALKNEDYEKAAYYRDQIDKYNQMKNENTDPDKTPQITEKIMEKIVEEKTNIPVGELKAQEQNQLKNLADDLHQHVIGQDEAVDKVAKAIRRNRVGFNKTGRPIGSFLFVGPTGVGKTELAKQLAKQLFGSDESMIRFDMSEYMEKHSISKLIGSPPGYVGYEEAGQLTEQVRRHPYSLILFDEIEKAHPDVLHMFLQILDDGRLTDSQGRTVSFKDTIIIMTSNAGQGVQEANVGFAATINGITHSIMNKLTEYFTPEFLNRLDDIVEFKQLSKENLLQIVDLMIDDTNKMIADQGLTIKVTDPAKSKLVELGYDPAMGARPLRRTIQEQIEDKVADFYLENPQEQQLEAKIENNEIKIAASKTKTK, translated from the coding sequence ATGCTTTGTCAGAATTGTCAACAAAGAGAAGCAACGATTCACCTCTATGCGAATGTCAACGGCAACCAGCAAGAGATTAATCTATGTCAAAACTGCTATCAATTATTAAAACAGAAACAGGGTAACTCAATGAACAGTAACGATCCATTTGGTTTCTCAAGCATTGATGACTTATTTAACCAGTTAAATGGTGCTCAACAGGAAAATAATTTGAATGGTCAACCAACATCAGAACGACCTACTCAGGCCGGTCGTAACGGTGGCGGCAACAAACGTGGCAACTCAATTCTTGCTCAGTTTGGAGTCGACCTGACTGAATTAGCACGCACTGGTAAAATCGACCCGGTAATCGGGCGCGATAAAGAAATTGCACGTGTAATTGAGATTTTAAATAGAAGAACGAAAAATAATCCAGTATTAATCGGTGAGGCCGGTGTCGGTAAAACAGCTGTTGTGGAAGGACTTGCACAACAAATTGCTGATGGCGCTGTGCCAGCTAAACTACAAGAGAAGAAAGTTATTCGACTAGACGTCGTTTCACTGGTCCAAGGAACCGGAATCCGCGGTCAATTTGAACAACGGATGCAACAATTAATCGACGAGATTCAAAAGGATAACTCTATCATCTTATTTATCGATGAAATCCACGAAATTGTCGGTGCTGGTAACGCCGAAGGCGGCATGGATGCCGGTAACGTCTTAAAACCAGCACTTGCACGCGGTGAGCTACAACTTGTGGGTGCCACCACCTTGAATGAATACCGGACGATTGAGAAGGATTCTGCCCTTGCACGGCGCTTCCAGCCGGTTCAAGTAAATGAACCATCAGTCGACGAAACAATTCAAATTTTGCGCGGCTTGCAGCCGAAATACGAGGCATACCATCACGTCAAGTTTACTGAAGGTGCAGTCGAGTCGGCGGTTAAACTATCCGCACGCTATATTCAAGACCGCTTCCTACCTGACAAAGCGATTGATTTGCTCGATGAGGCGGGTTCACGGATGAACTTAACGATTCCGGCAATCGACGAAGCCACAGTCAAGAATCGTATCGACGAAGCCGAGCGCTTGAAGCAGGACGCTTTGAAGAACGAGGACTACGAGAAGGCCGCATACTATCGCGATCAGATTGACAAGTACAATCAGATGAAGAACGAGAATACGGATCCCGATAAGACACCGCAAATTACCGAGAAAATCATGGAGAAGATTGTCGAAGAGAAGACAAATATTCCGGTTGGCGAACTTAAGGCCCAGGAGCAAAATCAACTGAAGAACCTCGCTGATGACTTACATCAGCACGTCATTGGTCAAGATGAGGCTGTTGATAAGGTTGCAAAGGCTATTCGGCGTAACCGGGTCGGCTTCAATAAGACCGGTCGGCCAATCGGTTCCTTCCTGTTCGTTGGCCCAACAGGTGTTGGTAAAACAGAGCTAGCTAAGCAGCTCGCTAAGCAACTGTTTGGCTCGGACGAATCAATGATTAGATTCGATATGAGTGAGTACATGGAGAAGCATTCGATTTCGAAGCTCATAGGTTCACCTCCAGGTTATGTGGGTTACGAGGAAGCTGGTCAGTTGACCGAGCAAGTTCGTCGTCATCCATACAGCCTGATCCTGTTCGATGAAATTGAGAAAGCTCATCCTGATGTTCTTCACATGTTCTTACAGATTTTAGATGATGGTCGACTGACGGACTCCCAAGGTCGAACAGTTTCCTTTAAGGACACAATCATCATTATGACCTCAAACGCTGGTCAGGGTGTGCAGGAAGCTAACGTGGGCTTTGCCGCAACCATCAACGGCATCACCCACTCCATCATGAATAAGTTGACAGAATACTTCACACCTGAGTTCTTGAACAGACTTGATGACATCGTTGAGTTTAAACAACTCTCGAAGGAGAACTTGCTACAGATCGTGGACTTGATGATTGATGACACCAACAAGATGATTGCAGATCAGGGTCTGACCATTAAGGTCACGGATCCAGCTAAATCGAAGTTGGTTGAGTTAGGCTACGATCCAGCAATGGGTGCACGGCCACTCCGTCGTACTATTCAAGAACAGATTGAGGATAAGGTGGCTGACTTCTACCTGGAGAATCCACAGGAACAACAGCTAGAGGCTAAGATCGAGAATAATGAGATTAAGATTGCTGCTTCTAAAACAAAGACAAAATAA
- a CDS encoding phosphocarrier protein HPr — translation MEKRDFHVTAETGIHARPATLLVQAASKFNSDINLEFNGKSVNLKSIMGVMSLGVGQGSDVTISAEGDDEAEAIAAIEETMTKEGLAE, via the coding sequence ATGGAAAAACGAGATTTTCACGTAACAGCAGAAACTGGTATTCACGCACGTCCTGCAACTTTATTGGTGCAAGCTGCAAGCAAGTTTAACTCTGACATTAACCTTGAATTCAATGGTAAGTCAGTTAACTTGAAGTCAATCATGGGTGTAATGTCACTCGGTGTTGGCCAAGGTTCTGATGTAACAATCAGTGCAGAAGGTGACGACGAAGCAGAAGCAATCGCTGCTATTGAAGAAACAATGACAAAGGAAGGACTAGCTGAATAA
- the ptsP gene encoding phosphoenolpyruvate--protein phosphotransferase, with protein MTKTLKGIGASDGIAIAKAYMLVEPDLSFSKSSVSEVDAEVAKLQKAIATSTDELHVIRDKAKENLGEEEAQVFDAHLMILADPEFTGAVEQKVKDEKINSEAALDEVSTMFIGMFEAMTDNPYMQERAADVRDVSKRIMAHLLGVELPNPALINEEVIVVAHDLTPSDTAQLNKKFVKAFVTDIGGRTAHSAIMARSLEIPAVVGTGKMTAEVAAGQKVLVDGMTGEVIVEPADDTVAEFTQKAADFAAQKAEWDKLRDEKTVTADGKSYTLAANIGTPKDLTGVHENGSEAIGLYRTEFLYMDSAELPTEDDQFEAYKEVLESMDGKQVVVRTMDIGGDKHLPYLPLPEEDNPFLGYRAIRISLDRQDIFRTQLRALIRASAYGNLGIMFPMIATIKEFRDAKAIFEEEKAKLVEAGVKVADKIEVGMMMEIPAAAVLADQFAKEVDFFSIGTNDLIAYTMAADRGNEHVSYLYQPYNPSVLRLIKHIIESAHAEGKWAGMCGEAAGDPIMVPILLGMGLDEYSMSATSVLKIRSLMKKLSTTDMVELAERATKESVTNDENIKLVNEFMDKFSK; from the coding sequence ATGACGAAAACACTTAAAGGGATTGGCGCAAGCGACGGCATTGCAATTGCCAAAGCTTATATGTTAGTAGAGCCTGACCTTTCGTTTTCAAAGTCATCAGTTAGTGAAGTCGACGCTGAAGTAGCAAAGCTCCAGAAGGCGATTGCTACCTCGACCGATGAATTACACGTCATTCGTGATAAAGCAAAAGAAAACCTGGGTGAGGAAGAAGCCCAGGTTTTTGATGCACATTTGATGATTTTAGCTGACCCAGAATTTACTGGTGCAGTTGAACAAAAGGTAAAAGACGAAAAAATCAACAGCGAAGCTGCTTTAGATGAAGTATCGACAATGTTCATCGGCATGTTTGAGGCGATGACCGATAATCCATACATGCAAGAACGGGCGGCCGATGTGCGTGATGTTTCGAAGAGAATCATGGCACACTTGTTGGGTGTCGAATTACCAAACCCTGCTTTGATTAATGAAGAAGTGATTGTGGTTGCACACGATCTGACACCAAGTGATACAGCTCAATTGAACAAGAAGTTTGTGAAGGCTTTTGTCACTGATATTGGTGGTCGGACAGCTCACTCAGCAATCATGGCTCGCTCGCTGGAAATTCCAGCCGTTGTAGGTACCGGTAAGATGACTGCAGAAGTTGCTGCAGGTCAAAAGGTGCTAGTCGACGGAATGACTGGTGAAGTCATCGTTGAGCCGGCTGACGATACTGTCGCAGAGTTTACCCAAAAGGCTGCAGATTTCGCTGCACAAAAAGCTGAATGGGATAAGTTGCGTGACGAAAAAACGGTCACTGCAGACGGTAAGAGCTACACCTTAGCCGCAAACATTGGTACACCGAAGGATTTGACCGGAGTACACGAGAATGGTTCTGAGGCTATTGGCTTGTACAGAACAGAGTTCCTGTACATGGATTCTGCCGAATTACCAACCGAGGATGATCAGTTTGAAGCGTACAAGGAAGTACTTGAAAGCATGGACGGCAAACAGGTTGTGGTTCGGACGATGGATATCGGTGGAGATAAGCATCTCCCATACCTACCGTTACCAGAAGAAGATAATCCATTCTTGGGTTACAGGGCAATCCGTATCTCCCTCGATCGGCAAGATATCTTCCGGACGCAATTACGTGCTTTAATCAGAGCATCCGCTTACGGTAACTTAGGAATTATGTTCCCAATGATTGCAACGATCAAGGAATTCCGTGATGCTAAAGCCATCTTTGAAGAAGAGAAGGCTAAGCTGGTCGAAGCTGGCGTTAAGGTAGCTGATAAGATTGAAGTCGGCATGATGATGGAGATTCCAGCCGCTGCAGTGCTCGCTGACCAATTTGCGAAGGAAGTTGACTTCTTTAGTATTGGTACGAACGATTTGATTGCCTACACAATGGCAGCAGATCGTGGTAACGAGCATGTTTCATACCTTTACCAACCGTATAACCCATCTGTTTTGCGCTTAATTAAGCACATTATTGAATCAGCACACGCTGAAGGTAAATGGGCTGGTATGTGTGGTGAAGCTGCCGGTGACCCAATCATGGTTCCTATCTTGCTTGGAATGGGGCTCGATGAGTACTCAATGAGTGCAACTTCTGTCTTGAAGATTAGAAGCCTGATGAAGAAGCTCAGCACGACTGATATGGTCGAATTAGCTGAGCGGGCAACTAAGGAATCAGTTACAAACGATGAGAACATCAAGTTAGTCAACGAATTTATGGATAAATTCAGTAAATAG
- a CDS encoding CopY/TcrY family copper transport repressor produces MVTTKKAEISPAEWQVMRIVWTLKEVTAQDIIDVMLRKTSWTESTIKTLIGRLVKKGYLAKNDESRPYLYTALVTEELTMEEHEKQLIASFCAHHVGSVLTDVLSDTELTKSDIQRMIVMLTEKAKTAPEVVQCNCI; encoded by the coding sequence ATGGTAACGACAAAGAAGGCGGAAATTAGTCCGGCTGAGTGGCAAGTGATGCGGATTGTCTGGACGCTAAAGGAAGTCACAGCCCAGGATATTATTGATGTGATGCTAAGGAAGACGAGCTGGACCGAGTCGACGATTAAAACGTTAATCGGCCGGTTGGTCAAGAAGGGCTACTTGGCTAAGAACGATGAGAGTAGACCTTACCTCTACACTGCACTGGTGACGGAAGAGCTGACCATGGAGGAGCATGAGAAACAATTAATTGCGAGTTTTTGTGCGCACCATGTTGGTTCTGTATTGACGGATGTCTTGAGTGACACCGAATTAACTAAGTCCGATATTCAGCGAATGATTGTGATGCTGACTGAGAAAGCCAAAACGGCACCAGAAGTTGTGCAGTGTAACTGTATTTAA
- a CDS encoding heavy metal translocating P-type ATPase: protein MDKTKPMKMDHDHMEHEQMDHSMMNHGGMDHSHMHHGMSGMEHIGNLKLKVVVSFILGIPILLMAPMMGAELPFQFTFTGSSWVVLALSTILFFYGGWPFIGGAYEELKQKKPAMMTLIAMGISVAYFYSVYAVINNDLLGRHPHVMDFFFELASLIIIMLLGHWIEMNSVMKAGSALDQLSKLVPDVAHVLHEDNQIHDMPVASLQQEMTVLVRAGESIPADGVIEDGSSHVDESLVTGESRKVAKQIGDQVIGGTINGDGTLTIKVTQEQGKGFLAQVSELVMNAQSAKSRAENLANKVAGWLFYAALTVGIVAFLIWLPTSGLSKAASILVTVLVIACPHALGLAIPLVVSRSTSIAAMKGLLIRDRDSLENAQKIEYVLMDKTGTLTEGVFEVTAIKSLTDNMSKDEVSALFAGLEQNSSHPIAQSIVDYVAAKGITATKFTDVETVKGVGMQGTYEGTKYMIVNRKYLEQNQINFAQVEYDQLAGQGLSVSFLIAQNEVLGIIGVGDKIKESTKAFIKQLKNRNLIPVMLTGDNATAAKIVADQIGVTEFKAELLPDDKQKIVAQYQAAGHRVMMVGDGVNDAPALALADIGVAIGAGTDVAIDAADVILVKSNPTDILNFLDLAKATNKKMVENLWWGAGYNILALPLAAGVLAPIGFILNPAVGAVLMSLSTVIVAVNAMALKVKTNN, encoded by the coding sequence TTGGATAAAACGAAACCAATGAAGATGGATCACGATCACATGGAACACGAGCAGATGGATCATTCGATGATGAATCACGGCGGAATGGATCATAGCCATATGCACCACGGTATGTCCGGGATGGAGCATATAGGTAACTTGAAGTTGAAGGTTGTTGTATCCTTTATTCTCGGAATTCCGATTCTGTTGATGGCACCCATGATGGGTGCTGAGCTACCGTTTCAATTCACATTTACCGGCTCGAGCTGGGTTGTATTAGCTCTCTCAACAATCTTGTTTTTTTATGGTGGCTGGCCATTCATCGGCGGTGCCTACGAGGAATTAAAACAGAAGAAGCCGGCAATGATGACCCTGATAGCAATGGGAATTAGCGTGGCCTATTTCTACAGTGTCTATGCCGTAATTAACAATGACTTGCTTGGTCGACACCCCCATGTGATGGATTTCTTCTTTGAGCTGGCATCATTAATCATCATCATGCTGCTAGGTCACTGGATCGAAATGAATTCGGTCATGAAAGCTGGTAGCGCACTTGATCAGTTGAGTAAGCTGGTGCCAGATGTTGCCCATGTGCTGCACGAGGATAATCAGATTCATGACATGCCCGTCGCAAGCCTACAACAAGAGATGACTGTGTTAGTTCGTGCCGGTGAGAGTATCCCCGCGGACGGCGTTATCGAGGATGGTAGTAGCCACGTCGATGAATCACTCGTGACTGGCGAGTCGCGTAAGGTGGCTAAGCAAATTGGCGATCAGGTCATTGGTGGGACGATTAATGGCGATGGTACACTGACAATTAAAGTTACCCAGGAACAAGGTAAGGGCTTCTTAGCCCAAGTTTCAGAACTAGTCATGAATGCCCAGTCAGCTAAATCACGTGCCGAAAATTTGGCAAACAAGGTTGCTGGCTGGTTGTTCTACGCTGCCTTGACCGTCGGTATCGTAGCCTTCTTAATTTGGCTCCCAACTAGCGGTCTCTCGAAAGCTGCCTCGATTCTCGTGACCGTACTTGTAATTGCGTGTCCACATGCACTTGGCTTAGCGATTCCACTCGTGGTATCGCGTTCCACATCTATTGCTGCGATGAAGGGTCTCCTGATTCGTGACCGTGATTCATTAGAGAATGCCCAAAAGATTGAGTATGTTTTGATGGACAAGACTGGTACTCTGACCGAGGGTGTATTCGAAGTTACCGCAATCAAATCGTTAACGGATAATATGAGTAAAGATGAAGTTAGTGCGCTATTTGCAGGACTAGAGCAGAATTCCAGTCACCCGATCGCCCAGAGTATTGTTGATTATGTTGCGGCCAAGGGAATTACTGCCACCAAATTTACGGACGTCGAAACCGTTAAGGGTGTCGGGATGCAGGGTACTTATGAAGGTACAAAATACATGATTGTGAACAGAAAGTATCTGGAACAGAATCAGATTAATTTCGCGCAGGTAGAATATGACCAGTTAGCTGGTCAAGGTCTGTCTGTGAGCTTCCTGATTGCTCAAAATGAGGTCCTCGGAATTATCGGTGTTGGTGACAAGATTAAGGAGAGTACTAAGGCCTTCATCAAGCAGTTGAAGAATCGTAACCTGATACCGGTAATGTTGACTGGTGATAATGCTACTGCTGCCAAAATTGTGGCGGACCAGATTGGCGTGACGGAATTTAAGGCTGAATTGCTCCCTGATGATAAGCAGAAGATTGTTGCACAATATCAAGCTGCCGGTCATCGGGTGATGATGGTCGGTGACGGGGTCAATGATGCACCTGCACTTGCACTGGCTGACATCGGGGTGGCAATTGGTGCCGGAACAGACGTGGCCATTGATGCTGCGGACGTCATATTGGTGAAGAGCAACCCAACGGATATCTTGAACTTCCTGGATCTGGCAAAAGCTACGAACAAGAAGATGGTTGAGAATCTCTGGTGGGGTGCAGGCTACAACATCCTTGCCTTACCACTAGCTGCTGGTGTATTAGCTCCAATTGGCTTTATCCTGAATCCAGCTGTTGGTGCAGTGTTGATGTCTTTATCGACAGTGATCGTCGCCGTTAATGCGATGGCTTTAAAGGTCAAAACAAATAACTAG